Genomic segment of Paraburkholderia agricolaris:
ACTCTGTGCGCCGGTCAACCGGCGGCGTTGCGCGATCACTTTCGCGACGCTTGCAACATCCGCTTTTATGTCACCGAAGTGCGTCATGCAGGCAGCCAGCCGCTGCCACTTGTCGCGCCGCGCGATGCCGCGCGCGCAAGCAGCTATCACAACACCTTCGTTGCGTTCGAGGAAAGCCGGCAGTTCCGGCCGCCGCTGGCAACGCCCTGGCCACGTATGCCCGGCTGTGTCAGTGCGGTGATCGACGCGCAGGGCGACGGCGGTATCGCCGAGTTGAACGAGCACGGTTGCTACAAGGTGCGCTTCGCGTTTTGCGCGGCACAGAACGCCGGACGCAACTCCGCATGGCTGCGTCTCGCCACGCCGTACGCTGGCGCGACGCACGGGATGCATTTTCCGCTGCACAAGGGCAGCGAAGTGCTGGTGGCATTCGTGAACGACGATCCGGACCGGCCGGTCATCGTCGGTGCGGTGCCCAACTCCGAAAATCCGGGCGTGGTCACGCAGGCCAATCCCACGCAGAACACGGTCCACACGGCGGGCGGCAACAGCCTCGTGATGGACGACCAGGACGGCGCGCAGCGCGTCGCGCTGTCGTCGCCCACGGCCACGAGCAGCTTTGTGCTGGGCGCCGCGGCACAGCAGGGTGCGGCGCTTAGTTCGCAGGGCCATGTGGATGTGCAGGCGGGCAGCTATCACCGGGCGGTGGCGGGCGCGTACGAGGAACACATGTATGGCCTCGGCAAACAGCAGTTGACCCAATCAAAGAAGCCGCCGCACCAGTCTGGCAATTCGACGGTCGAGCAGCTTGTGAACAGTTCGCACCGTGCGGGCCAGCATCTGGCGTTCGAGGCGACTCAAGGCGCGGGCATGATAGTGCAGAACTACCTTGGCGCGACGGTGCAAAATTATGCCGGTCTGCTAAGTGAATTTGTGGAGGGAATCAACACGAACATCAATTCGGGGCTGACGTTCGAGACATTTGTCGGCGCTCACGTCGAGCTGCATCGGGGCATACATTACGAGAAACACTTTGCTCTGAAGGAAACCAGCGTGCCAGAAAAGACGGTCCTGGTTGATGGCCTGATGCTGTTGCAGACCAACCGACTGGTGGCTAGCGGTACGAGTTCCAATTTGCAATTTAACACCGTCATGTCATTCGCGGAAGAGGAGATGATTCTCGAGGCTGGGGAGAATATTTCGCTCAGCGCATTGGACGGGATAACAGTAACGAGTCCCGCGAGTGTTACTTTGACTTCCGGGGAGAATGTGATCGAGGTCAACGATGAGGGCGTCCAGGTTGTGGCGACGGAGGACATCAGTCTCGGCGCGGCCGGCGATCTCGCCGCCACCGCCGCGATGGTGGCAATCGGGGCGACAGCCGAGGTGTCGTTGACCGGCGCCACGGTCACTCTCGAGGCGACGGCCGGGGTGGAAATCGACGGTCTCATCATCTTTCTCGGCTGAACCGCATGCGCATCGACAAGCCAGACGAGCCGCTCGTGTTATTGCATCATGGCGAGCAGGCCGGCCGACCGTGCCTGACGGTCACCGTAGGGTATATGTCCCGCTTTGACGGCGCACTCATGCGCGAGCAGCAGGCTTGGCAGGCGCTCGTCGCGCGGTTCGCGGGACAACCGTTCGACGAGGGTGTGAAAAAGGCGCGCGGCACCTTTGCGGTGGCGGGCGCGGCATGTGCGCCGCGTGGCGAGACGGTGACCTCGCTGATCGTGTCCGCAAGGTTCGCGCAACTTCGCAAGCGTCTCGCGGTGTTCGGTGATCGGTCCTGGCGGCACAGCGCGGCCGGATGGCTCCCGGGCGATCCGCAACCGTTCACGCGGATGCCTGTCGACCTGGCGCATGCGTATGGCGGCCCTGGCTGGCAGGAGAATCCCGCGGGGCGTGGCCACGCTCAGGCGCCGCACGATTGGGCGCGTGTGCCGCTGCCGAATGTCGAATGGATCGACGCGCTCTGCGTGGCGCCTTCGAGTCGTCCGCAGCCGGCCACGCTGGCTATGTTGCCGGGCGGCGTGCCGGCGCGCGCGCAGTGGCTGGGCGATATCGCGGCGCACCTGCGCGCGCGTCGTGGGCGGGGTTACCCAGCGGACATCGACTTGCGCTATTTCGACGCTGTCGCGCAGGACCAATGCGCGACGGGCTACTTTGCCGGCGACGAAACGTTTGCCGTCGAAGGGATGAATGAACGGGCCGGCATTGTCGAAGGCGCGCTGCCGTGTGTGCGTCCGCGTTTGCTGTGGCGCGCGGCCACGCAGAAGGAGGATGCCGCGGATGTTTCGCCAGTGTTCGAGAGTCGGCTCGACCTGGATACGGTCTGGCTGTTTCCGAACGACGAGCAGGTGCTGTGCCTCTATCGCGCCTGCTGGCCCGTCACCGATATCGATGCTGACGACGTCGGCGCGCTGCATATCGTGACCGAGCGTCTCGCCGATGCGCCGGCCACTACCGCGACGTTGGCCGAACGGTGGCGCGAAACGACGGCACGGCGCGCGGTCGCTGCACCGACGCGGGCTGCCGCACCTACGCCGGTACTTGCACCTGACTCTGCCGCGGCACCAGTCGACGATGCGCCGACGCCGCGCGCCGAGAGCGCGTGGGCTGAGCATCTCGCCAGTCATCAACGGGTCATTGAGCAGTTCAGCGCGCAGCCGGACGCGCACTCACTGCTCGCCGAGCTGCCCGCGCCCGATCGTGCGGCATTCGACGCGCTGCGCGCGAAGCAACCCGGCGCGCCGGATACGTTTACACGCGAAGCGTTCGACGCCCGGCTGCGTGTCCATCTGGAGCAAGCGGGTCTGCCAGGCAGCGCGGTGCAGGACATGCCGGGTGCGGGCGGCGCCAGCACGTCGAGCATGGCGCTCGCTGATCTGCCGGCGCAACTCGAAGCCTTGCCGCTGGCGCAGCGCGCGGTGGTGCTCGAACAGTGGCATGGCATCGGCGCCATGCCGGGGACCGCGGCGCAACGCGCGGTGACCGCAGCGGCCGCGCTTGCGGCGCATCCGGCCAAGCCCGCGCCGTCGGCGCAACCGGTCATCGACAAGACCGCGTTGCTGGCGCGGCTCGCCAAGGGTGAACCGGTCCGCGGGATCCGGATGAAAGGTCAATGCCTTGCCGGCCTCGATCTGGGCGGTCTCGATTTCACGGACAGCGTGTTCGAAGCGTGCGATTTCAGCGGTGCGCGTCTCGCGCACGTCCATTTAACAAACGCACGCCTGAACGGCTGCGATCTCTCCAACGCCGGATTGGCACAGACAAGCGCGCGCCGCGCGTATCTGACCGATTGCAAACTCGATGCCGCCGACCTCGCCGCAAGCGACTGGCAGGTCGCCCGCTGGGAGCGCTGCACGGCGATCGGCGCGACGCTGCGCGATGCCGACCTGTCGCAAGCGACGCTGCGCGACGTTGCACTCACGCGTGTCGAAGCCGCGGGTCTGCGCGCGTCGCGCGTATCGTTCGATTCATGCCGGCTCGACGACGCCGATTTCAGCGCTGCCGCCTTATCTCGCTCGACCTTCGCGCATTGCGACGTGGACCGCCTGCGACTCCAGAGCGCCGAACTGGACGGTGCGCAGTGGCGCACGGTGCGGGGCGCGGACCTCGCGCTGTGCTCGGCGCGACTGGCGAACTGGCGCGTGTGGGGCGCCACCTTGCTGCCCGGCGCCGACTTCACCGGAGCGAACCTGTGCGGAGCCAGCCTGCGCGACAGTTCGCTTGTGAAAGCGTCGTTGCGCAATGCGGTGCTTGATCAGGCGGTTGTACTGGGATGCGATCTGAGCGGCACCGACGGCACACGCCTGAGCGCGCGCGGCGCGCAGTTTACAGGCTCGCGTTTCACGGATGCGCGCTGGCGCGGTGCGAATCTGATGGGAGCTTCGCTGCGCAAGACGCACCTCGCGAACGTCGACTTCGAAGGCAGCAATCTTTATGGCGTGCGCTCGCGCGGTGCGACGATTGCGGGCGTGCGTATCGAACGCGCGCTGACAAGCCGCTGCGAACTGCTGGAGACCTTGCCCCATGAATGATCCGAACGCCACTGACATCACGCCCCTGACACGCGAAGCGCTGGCCGAACGTCTGTCGCGGGGCGGCACGGTGCGGCGCGTCTGTTTGCGCGGCGGCGACTATCGCGGGCTGGCGCTCGGCTCGACGCGGTTCGAGGATATCGACGCGCGCGGCGCGCGCTTTGACGATGCGCAGCTGGAAGGAACGCAATGGCTACGCTGCCGGCTCGACAACGCCTGCTTCGACGGCGCGCGACTCGCGCGCGCGCGTTTCAGCGGGTGCGCCGCGACGCAGTCGCGCTGGCGTCGCGCGCAGCTTGTTCGAGCGGCATGGACTCAGTGCGAACTGGCGGGGGCCGGTTTCGACGCGGCAGACCTTACCCGCACGACATGGATTCGCTGTCGTGTATTAGGCATCGTGTTGCGGGACGCGATGTTCACGATCGTCTATCTGAAGGAGTGTGAACTGACCGATGTCGACCTGACCCAGGCGCAATGGAGCAGCGTACAGATGCACGGCGGCAGCCTGCGCGGCACACGCTTCACGCAAGCGCGACTGCATCAGTGCGGCTTCGCGTCGGTAGAGGCGGCCGGCGTCGACTGGTGTGCTATGGACGCTGTCAACGTGGCCTTCGTGGCGTGCGATCTGCAAGGGGCGCGGTTTTCCGGCGCGCAGTTACACGGCGCGAAGTTCAATCGCTCCAACCTGAGCGGCACGGACTGCTCGGGCGCGCAACTCGCGCTCAGCTTCTGGCGTCATGCGAGGGCCGACCACGCGAATCTGCGTGACGCGTGTCTCGACCACGCCGATTTACAGCATGCGTCGTTGCGCGGGACGGACTTCGCGCGCGCGTCGGTAGTCGGTGCGCGTCTGCTGTGCGCGGACCTGGATGGTGCGAACTGGGACGGTTGCGCGCGCGACCAGGCGCGCCGCGACGATCCGCTGTTGCTCGAAGCGCTGCAATGGCAGCCGTCTGTCTGAATGGTGCACGACGAATTTACGAGGGAGAACGAATCATGCAGTCTGTACGGAATTCGCGACGGCAATCACTCACGCAGCAGACCCAGACCTCGTCGGCTGCCGTTTTTCACCACGCGCGGGTCATTGCGCGGGGCACCGACCGCTCCCTTGCTGTCGTTTGCGAGACCGGTTCGCTATGCGCGAGTGTCGCGGACGGCTGCCTGTTACGTCCCGACGTCGGCGACATGGTGCTCGTGTCGGTCACGGAGCGCGACGCCTACGTTGTCACGGTGTTGTCGCGCGCGGCGCAAGCCGGCGGCGCGGTGCTGCTTGACATGGGCGAGGGCGTGACGCTCGCGGCCGAGAGCGGTGTCCTCTCGATCGAGGCCGCACGCGCGTCGCTGCGATTCGCGCATTGCGACTGGTCGAGCGGCGTGCTGCATTGCCATGGCGACGTGGCGGAATTCTCATGGCGCGACCAGCGCACGTGGAGCGAACGCAGTGTGGAGGCCGCGGCGGAAAAGCGCGAGTACTTTGGCGAGGCTTCGCGGCACGTTGCGGGCCATGAGGAGCACAGCGCCAATTCACTGCGTCAACGGGTGACGGAAGACTGGTCCGCGCAAGCGAAGGACATCAGTCTGTTCGGCACCGAGCGCGTGAAGGCGGACACCGACGGCGACATTCAACTGGGCTAGGCCCGCGAAGGAGGCGGCATGTTTCAGATGACCTGCGCGGGCGGCATGGCATTCGCATTTCCTGACGTGTGCTGGACGCCCGCCGGCCCCGCGCTGGTGCCGGTGCCCTATCCGAACCTGGCGTCGGGCGCGTGTGCCGATCCGGATACGGCGGTCGATAGCGTGCTGGTGTGCGGCATGCCGGCGCTCAACCAGACGAGTGTGATTACGTTCAGCCAGGGCGACGAGGCCGGTACCGGCGGTGGCGTGATTTCGGGCGAGATCATGGGGCAGGCTACATTCATAACCGCGAGCATCAGGGTCATGATAAAGGGCGTGCCGGCTACGCGGCTGACGGGCGCAATGGCGCAAAACGGCGCGCTGCCCAATACGGAAGGCGTGGTGATCGTACCGTCTCAAACCGTTGTCATGATTTTGACGTAGGGTTGGGAACGCCAACGGCACCGAGGTTACAAAGCGATAGCTCAAAGCGATTCGATCGGCGGGTCGCAGCAAGGCGGCCGGCGCACCCGGGTCGTGAAAGGGGGCGTAGCTGCCGCGTCGCCTGTAGGTAAAAGCCTTGGACTACATAATTTCGTACGACGGCCCCGATGCCGGTATGACCATCGAACAGATTCGCATGATGGTGCTTGCGCACGACGGGCCCGTGAACCGGCTGGAGCGCGATTTCGAGAATGTTGCCGAGTTCCTGCGCGACGATCCGCTATCCGCGCAGCGGCGCCTGCTGCTGGCCAATCCACCGTTTACGCCACCGGCGGTGGCGATAGTGAACACCATCGTCACGATGACGACGACTTCCCGGCGCAGGCCGGCGTGGGCCGCAATCCTGACGGCGATCGCGCGGCAAGGGCCGATCGCCGTGGCAGAAGACTTCATCTTGCAAGCCGATAGGCAACTCGCGACCTCGTGCGAAAGCCACGCGCTCGCGTGGGCATTTCGCGGCACTTTTATTCGGTATCCAGACGTATTTCTTGGCGACGCAAAAGAAGTGCTGGAGCGCTTTATGCTGTCCCGCATGCGCTAACGAGAATGCGGCTCGCGTTTCGAATGCGCGGGCCGGACTTCACGAACTCTTCGGATCGTCCTTTCCTACTGCACCGCGGGCGCGATACCGAGGCCACTGGACGGCGGGCTGGTCGGCGGTTGCGGCAACGCGGGCAGCGGCCGCAGCGCCGGTGGCTGAATCACAGGCAAGCTTCCCGGCGGCACGCTTTGCGTCACCTCATTCGCGAGCGTCACGACATGCGGGCGGATCAGGAACATCCGTTCACGCTGTTGGGTCGTGCTGTAGCGCCGGCCGAACAGATAGCCCAGTACCGGTATCTTGCTGAGAAACGGCACGCCGCCGCTTGACACGTTTGCCTCGTCGGTGTCGTAGCCACCCACCAGCAGACTCTCGCCGTCGCGTACGACGGCCTGCGTGCTGACCGCGCTGGTCACGACCGTCGGCAGATCGTCCACCGAATGATCGATTACGCGGCCGTCCTGAACGTCGATAGCCATCTGGATGGCGCTTTGCCCGTCGCGCTGCACAACGCGCGGCGTCACCTTTAGCGTGGTGTTCGCAGTGACCGGCGTGACCGACGCCACGCGCTCGCCGACGGTCCTCACGTAAAAGGTCTGGTTCAGGTTTAGCACCGCACCGACGTTGTCGCTCGTGACGACAGACGGGCGCGACACCACGCGTGCGTCGCCTGCTTGCTCGAGCGCGCGGATGCGGCTCGCGAAATAGCTGCCCGCGCTCGCAAGCAGGCCGGTCCCCGCGCCGGCCGCGAGCGCGATCGTGCCGCCGCTCACGCCGCCCGCGACATTGCCGATCTGGCCACGCCAGTTCACGCCGAGTTCGTCGATATGCGACTTTTCCACATCGATGACCATGGCTTCGATTTCGATCAACGCGGTCGGAACGTCCAACTGCTTGATGAGGGCCGCATAGACCGGCATGCGTTCCGGCGCGTCCTGCACGATCACGGCATTGAGCGCCGGGAACGGTTCGACCGCGCCGCGCAGCAGAGCGCCGCCTGGGCCGGCGTTTTGCTGCGTGCCGGCGGCCGGGGCCGCGACCGGCGGCGTCAACCCAGCGGCGGCGCCGGCGAGCGGCGCCGCGGCCGCGAGCGCCGGCAACGACGGCAGTGCGCCGTTCGCAACCGCGCGAGCCGGCGCGCCAGGCTGCATCGTATTGCCGAAGCCGCCCGCGTCCTGCAGCAGATTGCGCAGGGTTGTGGCGACGCCCGGAATCACAATCTGGCTGTCGCGATACTGGATCGCGCGGTCGTCCACCTGCGCGTGCTGCAAACGGAACACTGCGATGTCCTGACGCTGATCCACGCGTGGCAATCCGGCGAGACTGCGCTGTACGAGCGCGACGTATTGCGGCGGTCCGCTGACCATCACGACACCTTGGTCGGGCATGTCGCCCCAGCCGAAGCGTGGATCGAGCACGCCGAGATCCGTGAGCGCCGTGCGCGCGGCCACGGTGTTGCCGCCGCTCACCGGTATCGTGGCGGTCACGGTGTCGCTATTGCGATTGACGTAGAGCGTGCCGCCGTAGGTGTACCAGCTGAAGCCGTAGATGCCGCCGAGACGGTTCAGATAGTCGGTGGGGCTCGCCGTATTGAAGCGGCCGGTGAGGCGTCCTTCGACCGCGGGGCTCATGTCGAGGGTGAGGCTGAAGGCCGCCGCGAAATCGCTGAGCACGCGCGCCAGGCTTTCGTTTTGAGCATAGTATGAGTAGTTGACGGACGGCCACGGCGGGGCCGCGGCCTGCGCGCTCTGCGTTGCCGCAAAGAGCGAGGCGAGCAGTGCGGCGGACACCGATCTGGCCAGGCGGTGACGGACTGGATTCATGACGCTCCCTGCATGCGTGGGTATCGGTTTGGAGGAGGGCTAGCGCGGGAGCACATCGCCGAGCGTTTGCGCGGTGTCCAGAAACGCCGCGAGCGCGGCGTCCACTTCCGGTTCACTCGCGTTGAGCGCCCAGGTGTCCTGCCACCACAACTGCTGGCGTGCGGGATCGACCGCGAGGCCACCGCTGGTTTCGCCGAGTAGCGCGCCGGCGCGAGTCAGCGCTTCGCGCAGCAACTGACTGCGCGACGTGACATTCTGCGGCAGCGGCGCCAGCGGCGAGCGCACCACGACCCGTTGCGCGCCGAGCCGCACATGCAGCGACGACCGCGCGGCGATCTGCAGCTCCAGCTCGTTCTCCGGCTGCCACATCGAACGCCACAGCTGACGTCGTTCAAGCCAGAGCGCAAGGCCGGGGCAGGCTTTCAGCAAATCGGTCATAGCGTGCCTTCCTGTTTCATCTCATTGACGATGCGAATGATCTCGGCCACCGGCCCGATCAGATCGCTGGGGATGTACTGATTTTTCTCGCCATGCTCGTACAGCGACCACGCGAGGTTCACATCGCGCAGCACCGGCACGCCGGCGGCGCGCGCCGCGCCGATCATCTGCTGCGCGTGGCCGTCGCGGCCCCTGGCCCACACCAGCGGCAACGCGGTGCGCGCCTCGTCGTAGAAGAGCGCGACCGCCACATGTGTCGGGTTGACCACCAGCGCGCTGGCGGATGCGCTGCGTTGCACGTCCTCGTTGCTTGCCAGTTCACGGTGCAGCTCCTTGCGGCGTCCCTTGATCTGCTGGTCGCCTTCCGCTTCCTTGTATTCACGGTCCACTTCCTCGCGGCTCATCATCAGTTGCTTGTTATGCTGGCGGCGCTGCCATACCACGTCCGCGCCCGCGAGGGCGATATAGACCGGCGCGAGCGCGAGTGTCAGCGTGGTCACCATGCTCGTGAATACCGCCGCGCCGCCGGAGACGGTCAGGCTCGGCAGCCAGACCAGGTAGCGCAGGTTGTGGGAGATCACAAGCCATACGATGCACGACAGCACGGCGATCTTGATGGCGGACTTGAGCAGTTCCACCACGCTCTTCTTCGAGATGATGTTCGTGGCGTTCTCGGCGACGTTCAGGCGTTTGCCGGACGGCACGAGCGCCTTGAACGACAGCGTGAAACCGACCTGCGCGATTTCGACCGCCATGCCGAGCAGGACCGGGATCAGGATGAACGGCAGCATCAGCGCGATGCCCTCGTCGAGCAGGGTTTTGCCGAGCGAGTCGAGGGCGATGGGAAGCGGCAGGTTTATCACCTCGGCGGGAGCGAGCATCAGCTTGGCCATGTGGTCGGCCATGCCCGAGCCGTTGGTGGTCAGATAGATCAGGTACGCGAGAATCAGTACTGCCTGCGAGAAGTCCTTGCTGTGCGCGACCTGACCTTCCTCACGCGCATCGCGCAGGCGTTTCGAGGTGGGTTGTTCGGTTTTTTCGCTCATGGCCGCCCCAGCAAGACGCCCAGGCGCGGCAGCAGCGTCGCGATACCGTTGAACTGGCGGCCGAGGTAGTCGAACATCGTGACCACGTAGACAGTCAGCACGAACAGCGCGAGTGCGCTCTTGAGCGGCATCGCGAGGAAGAAGACCTGCAATTGCGGCGCGAAGTGCGAGACGAGCGCGAGCCCGAGTTCAACCAGCAACATGGCCAGCACCACCGGTGCGCTCAGCATCAGCATCGTCTCCAGCATGCCGTTCAGACTTGACAGCCAGAACGAGGCATTCGCGCGCGACAGCATCGGCCAGAACGAGAGCGGCGGCCACAGCGTGTACGAGTCGTAGAGAATCCGCAGCAGCCGCGAAAAGCCACCGCTCGTCAGCACGAACACGACGAATGCCACACTGAAAAGCTGGCCGAGCGTGGACGTGTCGTGACCGGCAATCGGATTGAGCGTTGCCGAAATACTTTCGCCGCGCTGGTTGTCGATCAGGAAGCCGACCAGTTCCACTGCCCAGAAAGGCAGCGCGAGCATGAACCCGAGCATCAGACCGACCACGCATTCCTTCAGCGCGATCGCGAGCATCGCCCCGGTCGAGATATCCGTGCCGAGGTGTGGCGCGATCGCGGGCGCGGCGACCAGCGCGAATCCCGCGCTGATCGACACGCTCAGCAGCCCGGGGAACACCGAGCGCGTGATGATAGGAACGAGCGCGAACGCGGCAACGAGACGCGGCAGTGCCGTGAGCCAGCCGAGCGCCAGGGATTTGGCCGAGAGCCCCATCACGAGGGGCAGGTCGAGCTCGCTCATCCCCGCGCCCCGATTTTCGGCAGCAGATCGAAAATGCTGACGGCGTACAGATAGAGTTCGCTGCCCATCCAGCGTGCGGTCAGGAACAGCGTGACACCCGCGACGACGAGCTTGATCGCGGTCGGCAGCGTCTGCTCCTGGATCTGCGTGAGCGCCTGGAGCACCGCGAGCAGCACGCCGACTGTCGAGGCGGCGATGATCACCGGCAGCGAAAGCAGCAAGGACAGGTACAGCATCTGCGCGAGGTACGCGGTGAGATCGACGGATGTCATACGTATGAGAGCACAAGGCCGTGAATCAGGCGCGTCCAGCCGTCGAGCATGACGAACAGAAAGAGCTTGATCGGCAGCGCGATCATCACTGGCGATACCATCATCATGCCCATCGCAAGCAGGATGTTCGACACCACCAGGTCGATGACAAGAAAGGGTAGATAGAGCAGAAAGCCGATCTGGAACGAGCGGGTCAGCTCGCTCACCATGAATGCCGGCATCAATACGAGGAAGTTGTCCTCTTTCAGATCAGCGGGTGTATCGGGACCCCACAGCCGGCGCGCCGTGGCGACGAAGAACGTGCGTTGCGCAGGCTCCGAGTTGCGCATCATGAAGCCGCGCAGCGGATCGGATGCCGCCTGAACCTGCTTGAAGAAGGTGTCGACGCTGCGGGTCTGCTCGGGCGTGGCCGCCACCTGATCGTAGATGCGCTGCGCGACCGGCATCATCACGTAGGCGCTCAGGATCAGCGACAGCGCGTACAGCGCGATGTTCGGCGGAATCTGCTGCACGCCGAGGGCATTGCGCAGCATCAGGAGAACCGTCGAAATCTTCAGAAACGACGTGCAGACGATCACGAGCGTTGGCACGAGCGACAGTAGCGCCAGGGTGATCGACAGGCCAAGCGGATCGATGGGAATGTTCACCGTTCTTCTCCCGGCCAGCGCAGATCGGTCACGGCCACGCCGAGCAGTCCGTCGATTTCAACCAGCTCGCCGTGGCCGAC
This window contains:
- a CDS encoding type VI secretion system Vgr family protein — encoded protein: MKIEPVAQWPLLTDGAAVDGVYAYRFECEGFGAQAFLVAQWRGEECVSRPYRFELLLASPRDDIAPADLRGRRATLAITGSENAPVARRQGVLTVAEQLDRDDHCAWYRVTLEPRLARLRETVGSATYLDIALPDLIRQVLRDGGLVAEASGAGATGDFRIASSSVDSTPTHANFVCQYEESNLDFLSRRLEHAGWYYAFEQGERGETVVFYAARDQQPTRAVELAYRPAGVLRAQADVASVSSFHQQSCDAPLSVVMRDFAGTRARLSLDVSQAVDGGNVGAWARYGDHFDSERDGERLAALRAELAACMAGHYTGTSGAATLCAGQPAALRDHFRDACNIRFYVTEVRHAGSQPLPLVAPRDAARASSYHNTFVAFEESRQFRPPLATPWPRMPGCVSAVIDAQGDGGIAELNEHGCYKVRFAFCAAQNAGRNSAWLRLATPYAGATHGMHFPLHKGSEVLVAFVNDDPDRPVIVGAVPNSENPGVVTQANPTQNTVHTAGGNSLVMDDQDGAQRVALSSPTATSSFVLGAAAQQGAALSSQGHVDVQAGSYHRAVAGAYEEHMYGLGKQQLTQSKKPPHQSGNSTVEQLVNSSHRAGQHLAFEATQGAGMIVQNYLGATVQNYAGLLSEFVEGINTNINSGLTFETFVGAHVELHRGIHYEKHFALKETSVPEKTVLVDGLMLLQTNRLVASGTSSNLQFNTVMSFAEEEMILEAGENISLSALDGITVTSPASVTLTSGENVIEVNDEGVQVVATEDISLGAAGDLAATAAMVAIGATAEVSLTGATVTLEATAGVEIDGLIIFLG
- a CDS encoding DUF2169 family type VI secretion system accessory protein, with product MRIDKPDEPLVLLHHGEQAGRPCLTVTVGYMSRFDGALMREQQAWQALVARFAGQPFDEGVKKARGTFAVAGAACAPRGETVTSLIVSARFAQLRKRLAVFGDRSWRHSAAGWLPGDPQPFTRMPVDLAHAYGGPGWQENPAGRGHAQAPHDWARVPLPNVEWIDALCVAPSSRPQPATLAMLPGGVPARAQWLGDIAAHLRARRGRGYPADIDLRYFDAVAQDQCATGYFAGDETFAVEGMNERAGIVEGALPCVRPRLLWRAATQKEDAADVSPVFESRLDLDTVWLFPNDEQVLCLYRACWPVTDIDADDVGALHIVTERLADAPATTATLAERWRETTARRAVAAPTRAAAPTPVLAPDSAAAPVDDAPTPRAESAWAEHLASHQRVIEQFSAQPDAHSLLAELPAPDRAAFDALRAKQPGAPDTFTREAFDARLRVHLEQAGLPGSAVQDMPGAGGASTSSMALADLPAQLEALPLAQRAVVLEQWHGIGAMPGTAAQRAVTAAAALAAHPAKPAPSAQPVIDKTALLARLAKGEPVRGIRMKGQCLAGLDLGGLDFTDSVFEACDFSGARLAHVHLTNARLNGCDLSNAGLAQTSARRAYLTDCKLDAADLAASDWQVARWERCTAIGATLRDADLSQATLRDVALTRVEAAGLRASRVSFDSCRLDDADFSAAALSRSTFAHCDVDRLRLQSAELDGAQWRTVRGADLALCSARLANWRVWGATLLPGADFTGANLCGASLRDSSLVKASLRNAVLDQAVVLGCDLSGTDGTRLSARGAQFTGSRFTDARWRGANLMGASLRKTHLANVDFEGSNLYGVRSRGATIAGVRIERALTSRCELLETLPHE
- a CDS encoding pentapeptide repeat-containing protein, whose translation is MNDPNATDITPLTREALAERLSRGGTVRRVCLRGGDYRGLALGSTRFEDIDARGARFDDAQLEGTQWLRCRLDNACFDGARLARARFSGCAATQSRWRRAQLVRAAWTQCELAGAGFDAADLTRTTWIRCRVLGIVLRDAMFTIVYLKECELTDVDLTQAQWSSVQMHGGSLRGTRFTQARLHQCGFASVEAAGVDWCAMDAVNVAFVACDLQGARFSGAQLHGAKFNRSNLSGTDCSGAQLALSFWRHARADHANLRDACLDHADLQHASLRGTDFARASVVGARLLCADLDGANWDGCARDQARRDDPLLLEALQWQPSV
- a CDS encoding DUF3540 domain-containing protein encodes the protein MQSVRNSRRQSLTQQTQTSSAAVFHHARVIARGTDRSLAVVCETGSLCASVADGCLLRPDVGDMVLVSVTERDAYVVTVLSRAAQAGGAVLLDMGEGVTLAAESGVLSIEAARASLRFAHCDWSSGVLHCHGDVAEFSWRDQRTWSERSVEAAAEKREYFGEASRHVAGHEEHSANSLRQRVTEDWSAQAKDISLFGTERVKADTDGDIQLG
- a CDS encoding DUF4150 domain-containing protein, giving the protein MFQMTCAGGMAFAFPDVCWTPAGPALVPVPYPNLASGACADPDTAVDSVLVCGMPALNQTSVITFSQGDEAGTGGGVISGEIMGQATFITASIRVMIKGVPATRLTGAMAQNGALPNTEGVVIVPSQTVVMILT
- the sctC gene encoding type III secretion system outer membrane ring subunit SctC; the protein is MNPVRHRLARSVSAALLASLFAATQSAQAAAPPWPSVNYSYYAQNESLARVLSDFAAAFSLTLDMSPAVEGRLTGRFNTASPTDYLNRLGGIYGFSWYTYGGTLYVNRNSDTVTATIPVSGGNTVAARTALTDLGVLDPRFGWGDMPDQGVVMVSGPPQYVALVQRSLAGLPRVDQRQDIAVFRLQHAQVDDRAIQYRDSQIVIPGVATTLRNLLQDAGGFGNTMQPGAPARAVANGALPSLPALAAAAPLAGAAAGLTPPVAAPAAGTQQNAGPGGALLRGAVEPFPALNAVIVQDAPERMPVYAALIKQLDVPTALIEIEAMVIDVEKSHIDELGVNWRGQIGNVAGGVSGGTIALAAGAGTGLLASAGSYFASRIRALEQAGDARVVSRPSVVTSDNVGAVLNLNQTFYVRTVGERVASVTPVTANTTLKVTPRVVQRDGQSAIQMAIDVQDGRVIDHSVDDLPTVVTSAVSTQAVVRDGESLLVGGYDTDEANVSSGGVPFLSKIPVLGYLFGRRYSTTQQRERMFLIRPHVVTLANEVTQSVPPGSLPVIQPPALRPLPALPQPPTSPPSSGLGIAPAVQ
- a CDS encoding type III secretion system chaperone, giving the protein MTDLLKACPGLALWLERRQLWRSMWQPENELELQIAARSSLHVRLGAQRVVVRSPLAPLPQNVTSRSQLLREALTRAGALLGETSGGLAVDPARQQLWWQDTWALNASEPEVDAALAAFLDTAQTLGDVLPR
- the sctU gene encoding type III secretion system export apparatus subunit SctU, which gives rise to MSEKTEQPTSKRLRDAREEGQVAHSKDFSQAVLILAYLIYLTTNGSGMADHMAKLMLAPAEVINLPLPIALDSLGKTLLDEGIALMLPFILIPVLLGMAVEIAQVGFTLSFKALVPSGKRLNVAENATNIISKKSVVELLKSAIKIAVLSCIVWLVISHNLRYLVWLPSLTVSGGAAVFTSMVTTLTLALAPVYIALAGADVVWQRRQHNKQLMMSREEVDREYKEAEGDQQIKGRRKELHRELASNEDVQRSASASALVVNPTHVAVALFYDEARTALPLVWARGRDGHAQQMIGAARAAGVPVLRDVNLAWSLYEHGEKNQYIPSDLIGPVAEIIRIVNEMKQEGTL